CAGTTACAGCACTGTCAATGTCCTTGGAAAGCCTTTCCATGCATATGATGAATAGGTAGGGCGACATAGGATCCCCTTGTCTAATGCCTCTACTGGACTTGAAGTACTCAGTGTGGGTTCCATTGTCGAGGATGGAAATGGAGGTTGTAGTGAGACATGACATGATAAGGGTGGTAAGCTTAATGGGGAAGTTGAAGAAGAGAAGGCATTCTTTGATAAAAGACCATTCTAACCTATCAAAAGCCTTCTCTAAGTCTACTTTCAGTATCATGTTGGAATTCTTACCTTTTATGTTTTGGAAGTGGGTAATGTACTCTTGGACCACAATGGCATTGTCAGTGGCTCTTCTATTGGCTAGAAAGTTGGCTTGAGTAGGGCCAATGATGCTTTGAAGCAATGGTTTGATTCTGTTGACAATGATCTTAGTGATCAGCTTATACAGTGTGTTGCACCGACCAATTGGTCTAAAGTTTTTCAACATAGTGGCATTAGGACATTTAGGGATGAGGTAGAGATTGGTTTGGTTTATTTTAGGAGGGACCAAACTTGTGGAAAATATAGTGTTGTAGAATTGGATTACACTATTATAGACTATGTGCCAGTACTTCTGATACAAGAAGGGGTGGAGGCTATCAGGCCCATGTGCCTTCATTGTTTTGAAGGAGAACAAGGCAAATTTGATCTCAGAGAGCCTAAGGATGGAGTCAATGGTGTCCTGCTTCGTGTTATTCAGTACATTAGTACTATCAGTGATGTGGATTTGTTCAGCACTGAGCTGTGATGTTCAGAGGTATAGATCTTAGTGAAGTAGTTAAGGATTGTGTCTTTAATGTCCTAGGGATTCTGAATGTTGTTCCCCACCTCACCCTTGAGAGACATGATCATGTTCCTCCTCCTTCTGTTAAGTGTGGATATAAGGAATAATTTAGTGTTAGCATCACCCTTACTCAACTAACTAATTCTAGATTTAAGCTTCCAGGAGTCTTCTTCACTCTTTAGTATGATAGAGAAGTCATGCTGGAGCTTTGCTTCCAGCTCCTGAAGGAAGGTGCTAAAGGGGTAGGCATTGGACTTTTGGATACCAGAAAGTCTGGCAAGGATATATCTTTTCCTATGAAAGATGCTGCCAAAGACATGTTGATTCTAGTCTGCTACTCTATTGTTAAAGACAGAGGTAGCTTTAGAATATCAGTCCTAGCATCAAAAGTGTCCTCCATAAGAGGGAGAAAGTCGGGGTGACTGCACCACATAGATCCAAACATAAAAGGCTTGTTTGCCCTATTGTGAATCTGCTGGATTTGGCTTAAAAGAAGAGGACAATGATCTGAGCGAGTCCTAGAAAGGTGTGTAACAGTAGATTCAGGGAACTCCTCAATCCAAGCATCACTTGCAAAGCACCTATCTAGTTTTTCTAGGATTAGGTCTTTCTTATTAGAGTATCTTTTATTAGACCAAGtatattttgagcctttaaaccCTAGGTCCACTAATTTGCAACTGTTCAAGCATTTCTAGAATCTATTGCTTCTATTAGTGTTCAAGCTATTAACCCCAAACTTATCCCTGACTTTTTGGAGTTCATTAAAATCCCCTCCAACAAGACAACTACTCACATACACATAAGCCAAATCCTTTAATGTATTCTAGAGCTTATTTCTTTTATTGACACAGTTACTAGCATATATTGTAGAAAAAATCCATTTAGTGGAGAAGGGGATTTTCTTGACCATGACATGTACTCCCTGTGGAGTAGTAGCTACTTCCTCTAGTTTAAGCAAATAATCCTTCCATATGAGAACAATCCCCCAGATTGTCCAACAGCAAGGGATTGGAATTGGGCATAAAACGTGAGCTCAGCAGTTAGGCGTTTGTGGTCTGCCATTCTAGTCTCCAGTAAGACTAGCATGGCAGGGTTATGGAGCTTCACCATAGATAAGAAGTACCTATAGAACTCCGCACTGTTGGCCCCCCTAACATTTCATATTATGAAATCCATTAAGAGAGGTTTTTTTTATTGGAGCTTTCCTTTTGATTCCCCCCCTTGCTCACTGGGATTGGGTTCATGGTGCCCACCAGAGGGACTAGAGACATTGCTGAGTTTTTTTGAGTTTGGAAATGAGGGTACCCGGAGATCAAGTTTGCAGCTTATGAGTTTTTTGGGGCACAGAACAATAAGCATTTCTCCCGACTGCTCTTTGAACTCTATCTCCAGGGGTTCCTTCATGAGGAAGGACTTTGTCTTTGGCATCCCTAATTTTTCTAGCATGTTCTACAGGTCCACATTGGACTCTCGGAGATAGTCCAATGCCATGGTGGTGCCCTTGCTCCGAAGATCGATGGGTGAGAGTGGTTGTAGTGGCTGAGGGACTTGGACTATTGGTGGCCAGAGTTGGAATGTTGGAGATGGGAGTGGAGCCTCCAGATTCATGAGTGGGAAGAAGGGCATGGTCTGGCAAAGCTGGACCGTGAGTGTGTTGAGTTCCTCCATGGAAAGGGGTTGTTGCTGCCTTATGTACTGAGCTTGGAGTAGAGTGGACATCTATAACTAGTGTCCAAAATTTGCCAAACCCTGGTGGAGAATTTGTGTGGCTAGTCGAGCTAGGTACATGGGATGTTGGATGGTTATTTCCATTGGGACCGACCCAACCATCATTTGGAGGTTCTGTGAGTGTCCTTAGAGCGCCATCTCCAACCATGACTCCGACATGAGCTCTGGAGGCATTGGATTGGTAGAGATGGTTAATGGGGTTGTGGTCTATGTTTGGGAAGGAGGGTTGTTGTTTTCCATCAGAGAGAATAGAGAGATTAGGGCTTGTGGTGTGACTTAGGGTGAATGAGGGAGATGGAGAGGGAGACACATTATAGTCCATCTTCCCTTTGAGTTTCGCGTGAGATGATTTGTCTTCTGCAAATAATCTTGAGGGATTGACATGGAGTGTCACATCAAAGCTAGTATTGGTTCTTGGGTTTGTGATCGGTAATTGATTACCTTCACTTGAAGAGGCAAAGTCGGGGGAGAGAAGAGACCTTGTAGTGTGTTGTGCAGGTGTAGGCATATTAGAGTGGCCTTTCGTGAGTGAGTGAGCCAAATTAGAATGGGATTGTGCTGATAAGGGATCCTTTTCCAAAGAAGAGATACTCTCTAATTGTGTCAGAGTACCCGATTTGGGAGGAGCATTGTCATTTGGGATCCCATATTCTTATACTGGATTAGGATTTTTGGGAATAAAGATATTCCCTAAAGTGGCATCTTTTGTTTTTGTGTCTGCCTTGTACAGATGCCTTTTCAGTCCAGTCCGCTGTGCATGTGGGGCTtcacttgttttgacaaggacccTTTGTGAAGCTGGGCCTTTATGTGAGTTGGGCCTTAAAGATATAGAGTCTTGTTGGATCTCCGTAACCCAACCCATAGGGCCCAGATGTTCCCTTAGATTCAGATGTTCGTGTGTTTTAGGGTTGTCGCTGATACTAGTGGTGGCCTCAAGGTCAAGGAACGTACTTATAGCTTCACTGTACCGCCTTACCTGGATAGTGGGCTTCTCCGGTGATGTTCTGACTGACCTTGGCAAGTGGCTTCCTCTATGGGTTCCTTTTTTGTTCTGCCTGAATGGAACCGTTTGCCACAGAGAGTCTTTGGCATAAGCTATGACTGTAGTTGTGGATGTAGGATTTGGATTAGTTGGGTTGTTGGCTTCATTGACTTTGGGTGTGAATGGGCAGTGGCGAAGTGTGTGGCCAATTCTCCCATATCCTTTGGGTGTGAATGGGTTGGTTGTGGGTTCCAATAGTGACTGCGGTGGTAACTGGAATGTCTAATAGAACTTGGACATAGATCTTAACGTATCTCCCCCTAAGGGTAGATGAGGTACATGTATCTATCTTTAGTAGTTTACCCACCCTATTATCCACTTGCTCGAGAATCACTATGTCATAGAATTCTATTGGGAGTTGTGGGAGTCTGATCCAAATTGTTGTAATAGCAAGTTTGGATTTAGTTGGGACAAAGTTTGGTTCCCATTTCCGTATAGAAAAGAAGTGGCCTGTGACAAACCAGGGTCCATCTGTCAGGACTTTGTTCATGCTAGACTCAAAATTGAATTTGACGATGAAGAAATAGTAACCCAGGTCAATTAACGTTAGGGGTTCAATGGGCTTCCAAAGATGTGTGAGCTTTGCTCGCAGACGCTGATGGGGAATTTTCCTCCCAAATAGTTTTACTATTAGGGAGTATCTCCGTGGTAGATATAGTCTGTTCTTGTCTTCCTTTGACAAAGGGATGGGGATATTCCCTACATTTAGTTCGAACAGGGAAAAAGAGTGGGTTAGATCGTATGAAGTGGTAGACATAAAATTCTTTTCCAGTAGGatctctttgaaagaatttttTCGAGGGGTGTCTTCCTCTATCTCAAATTGGGAGGTAATTGTAAGGGGATTTGGTGGTTCCGATAGTATTTTGGAGGATGGGTCTTCCGCCAGGGGTGGGGATGTGGCCATGTCAGTGATATTTAGTTAGAGCGTGGAGAGAGTATGGTTTTCTCTCTCTAGCTGCCAATATGGATCAATTTGCTAGAACATCGAGTAAGCGGGTTAAAGGAAAAATATGTTAAGAGAACATAGAATAGAATAGTATTACTATCAGCTAATGTTAAGATGTGAAAGTTGTCAAGTTAAATTGGTAGAAATGAAGAGGTAACCCATTACATAAAGTaagaatatatatttttgttCCTGTAATGGACATGCTTTATAAAAATTTGACGGCATCTTTCTTTTCTTCCATCTGTTTTCTAATATGTATTTTTTACACAAGCACAAAAGAAAGTGCTGATGCCAATACAAAAAATACAACTGATTGAAAGTATCTTCTTATCCTTTCATATTTGGAGCAGCTAATTGATGTTAAAGGGCTAATTATTGAGCATAAGTGATACCATCCAAGTGTTacaaaagtagtgcattttttTGTTCAATTATAATAGAACCAACGAAAGACTATACTAGTTAGTCAAGTTCTTTCAATCCACGGTCTTGTACATTCATGATATTATATGAATACATACTATATATTCTTtctaattttagttttattttgaaTGTGTTGAAAAATATGGGTAATGTAATTTAAAATGGTGGCCACAAGGCCACAAGTCAATTTAATCTATTAGAGTGAATATTGAATACTTTTTAGGCAATTGTGATCTTTGAATATATTTGATTATGTACAATTTATTGCTAGTGCACATCTTGAAATATTGCTTTATTAGTATGTGTAATACAAGAAATATGTTTGTTTATCAAATTCATTGCAAATGTATAcatatgaattatttttttttatgatttcTTAGCTAATTTAATGCTTGAGATTATAAAAGAATAAATAATAGTATACGCTTGAAAGAATGATTATATGAGGTAAAAAAATGTAACTAATAAACCATAAATTGTGGctcatatatatatttatattttttcataTCCAAACAAAATTTCCTTGCTTAAAAAGTGTAACCTATAAGATAACAAAGATTACGCTTCAAACATGTAGCTTTAGAAAAAGAAAATTGTTGCCATATGAGATACCAAAAGCATGACCTTTATATCATATAGGCCATGCTTTTGAAGCGTGATTTTAAAGCAACACTTGAAAAGCATAGCCTTAAGGAAAAAGGTTACATTAGTTTAGGCCACCCCAGAAAAGCGTTGCCTAAGGTCAAAAAGTGGCCTTTGATCAAATGCCATATTTTTTGATAGTTTAGGCTACACTTTTCGAAGGTAGCTAAAAGCCTAAAATAGGGGTGGCAAGTGGGTCGGGCAAGGCCCGTTTGGGACGGTCTCGTGGGCCGCGGTCCCGGGCCGGTCCTTAAATAAACGGGCTAAACAGTCTTTTTGTAGGAACCGGCTCGGGACCTTACCCACAAACTCATGGTCCTAGGCTAAACAGGCCGGGCCTGCGGGCTAAGTGGGCCCAACGACTAGGtactgattttaaaaaaaattaaataaaaattagaGACAAAAAGATGTTAGAAAAATATCTAAGGCAATGCCTTGTAAATTTATTATATATTTGTGACCtaatttttttaattcaaatttaaagacaaaaatattaTAAAAAGATATTCAAAGCAATGCCTTGTAATTTTATTATAGCAACAAAAAATATGGCAAAATCTTTCTTAGTCTTCTGCCCCCATATGGAATGAGCACTACAAGATGCTAATACCAtcattgaaaagaaaaaggaactaatCAAGATGtaccaaaatacaagttacataataCATACTAATTTTTGTTCATACAAGTTACATGTTATCTCTTAGAAACTTCATAAATctttcaaggttcggaggaagtTCCATTGGTAGTGACGGAAAAGTAGCTTTGTCATTGCCGCTTTCATTATCGAGCGAAGCAACATCCTCAACAAGTTCAActagcatttcttcgtaagcttcgTCTTCCTCTGattgtgattcagcaagtccaaaattttttctttccgaacggatccaatctttGAAAAGTAccgatttttccaagctctccctcatagacaaTGTATAATCACCGACTTCGTAATGCAGCTAAACCCGATTTGaaaattttaatattatattagTAACTAATAATTAACGGCAATACATatgtttacccgtaaaatagtATAGTTGAATTTAtgcgtggtttatagacaagtgaatcgatttgatcctaaaatgataaataaatcaAATAAGAATATAAAACTTAGCATTGAAATCGAGATAAAACAGCAGAAATTTTGATTCTGGGAGTAAGGCTTCCGGAAGTAATAGCAAGAATATTAATAAGCAAGAAGGTAAACTATTATTGAGCTTTGAACATAGTATAATATGTGCTTGTCAGAAAATTAGTCCCTACAATGGTGGTTGAGCTCACTATATATAATTTCACATAGGGAACAAGGTAATAGGATCAAGGCCTTCTTAAATGATAATTATGAGAgctattgaagaatgtgtaatggTAGGCAGTGAATGTCATATTCTTTATAATTGATTATATACTTAATGCTAtagaatattctccattaaatgcTATCGGGTGGTATGCATTTATTTTGCCTTTATGAACACCATTCCCTTCGGGGACAAACAAGATTGTTGCCTTCGGACCTGATTGCCTTCTGTCTTCGGCTCCACATATCGCTTTATCATGTGAGCATTTAATATGaatatattttaccctatacatatATTCCCCCTACTTTCTGGTGGAATAACCTTGTATCACCGAGAAGTTGGTAAGGATACATTTCTTGGTGGAAAATTCTCTGGTCCCCTCTGAAAAGTTTCTAACGCTTGATTAAATGCACGTCTCTCCACATTTAATTCCCAGAACACGCGTCATTCCATGGTTCAACAATAATTTTGCTGACTCTCAAGGCAATTATAAACACAATTTTAGCCGCATATTATTTTACTTATACACTTCATGACCTCTTAGAACTTTTTCGACTTCTTTACTCAACTCCTTCTAACTTTCTTTACCCTTCTTCTTCAAAGAGACTTCTTACTCCTTTCTACTAAATATGGCTCTTCTTTCAAAATTCCTAGTTCCTCAAAGAACAAAGGAAGTGCTGATGATGTTGTTCCTCCCACGGTGAGCATCATTATTCCCTAAAGTCTTATTACAACTAAGGACTTCGAAGAGAACTACCCTTCTGCTAACCCCGAATATGGGCTATTGGCGTGAATCCTTCTTCCAACAGTCATTCCAGCATCCTTGATGTGAAGGAAGATTGCCGTTGCCAGGATTTTAGCTTAATCGCTCCTGACCTAGTGGAGCGGGTAACCTTCATTAAGAAGTGTTTTACGTATGTTTATAagtatccctttactttgggcCCATTCCCATTGAGCGGGGGGCTTGACTCTGTTATCTTGGAGTTTTTCCTTCGTTACAAAGTCTTCTTGTAATAGGTGAACCCTTCTGTGTGGCGGACTGTTGCTTGTCTTCAGTGGCTATGCTACAGATGAGGGAAGAACTCTTCCTGGCTCGGCTGATGAACCTTTATTCCCCCAAGATTTTTTGTGGAGAAATGATAAACTTCAGCAAACGTGATCACCATGCTTTGCTCACCAACATGGATAATGACAATGACCATGGGTGGATGGAGAGGTTCATTGTAGTTGCTACCAGGGACATCATCCCGGCCACGGCTTCATCCTTTCCTGAATTATGGAACCGTACTCGTAACTTCATCGTTTGTCTTTTCTTCTAGTTAAAGATTGTCCCATGCTGTTACTGATCCTTTTTCTTTCACTATTTCAGCAACTCAGTGGACACCACCAAGAATTTAAGGCTTGGACTAATGGGTCCAGAAGATCTTGGATGTCACTGCGCCCGAGACCCACACGTCGAAAGAACTGGCCCTTAAATGtgggtggaaggccaaaaatcatggtaggtCAAACTTATCTTGTTTTTATATTTCGTATAAGAAAATTGATTAACCTTTTGTCTCCTGTTGAATTCAGGTTTACCCTAGGGCTCCGTAACTGTCCCCGATGAGGACGTTTTGGCTGATCCCTCAGATGCGGCGAGGTTGTTGCAAGAGGCTTTCACTAGGACGAGTGTTATCGGGCCCGCTTCCGGTGCAAGTGCCTCTTCTCTAAGTCCCCGTCCAGAGAATAGGCAACCAAAAAGATGATGTTCTCCATGGCCGAGGGCAAATATAAAAAAGTAAAAACTGCCACACCCGAACCATCTGCGAATGCTGCGGTGATGAGTGTCGCGTCCGAGCTAGCCATAGACACTGTGGTTATCTACAATGATGAAAGAACCAGTGATGATGGGGCTTCTATACATAGAAGACGACGAccttcatcagttcaaaaaataCTCAATCTGTTAAGCTAGTTACGCCAACCGAGGATGATGCCTTAGCACTCTAGGGGAGTATATAATGTACTGGAAGATGCCAATTCTCGCTTCCGAGTCCTAGTCGTTTTTCCCGATACCATGAGGCAGGGTATCTAGTATCTCCCGTCTTTGGTTGATGAGCAACCAACAACTAGAATTGTTGTTGTCGCATCTGCTTCTTAATCTGCAGCTCCATCAGCTTCATCTCATTCTTCACCAACTTTTCCTTCGCCACCAGCAACTACTACATCATCTCCACCGGTTGCAGTCATCCGAGAGGAGGATGCCCCTCTTCCCCAGTCCCCAgttcatgggaatttggggcaTAATTATTCTTCCATTTACGAAGATCCCCTAAGAAGGAGGAATGTCTCCCTCTCAATTTCTACCGGATGCCATATACTATCCCAGTAGGTGAAACTTGCTAATTAAATGAAGCCTCTGGcttcaaaaaaatatatgaataaaatATAATCTCTCTCTCGAGAGTGTTTGTTGAACAATGCCATGCACAACACATCGACGGTATAATCTTTGTTTCTCTTGTTGTTTTTTCTATCATAGTTATGGCAAGGTTTTTAGTTTGTACTTTTGTTTTGCTGGCTAACTTCCTTGCTTCAGAGGCCTTCAGATATTGATTCATGATAATGAGGAACTTATCTTCGAGCAGGATTAATTGTTGGTCGAGCAACATCAAATTGCTGCTCGTCTCCCAAAATTGGAAGCACGAGCTACCAAGGCCGTTGAGTTGGAGGCTTGGTTGCAGCTAAGAGAGCAAGATGTAGTGAATCTTGGCTAAGAGGACGCCCTGTTAAGGATAAAATTTGAAGAATCTAGAGCAAAGTGGGTTGAGGTCCACAATGTTGTTCTTGTTACATCTGATCACGAGGCTGCCTTTACTGAAAGACTAAATAATTTGGATACTGCCTTGAACTCCAAAGCTGAAGAAGATGGTGTTGCTGAGGAGAAATATGCTCGGTCGAAAGATAGGCATAAGAGAGTCATAGAGCACAATAAAGTTTTCAATTCGCGACTTCGATGTCAGCCTCCAAGCCACTAGATTTGAGTGGGATAATCTTTCAACTGAGGTTGGCTGCCTTAACGAAGAACTTCAGCGCCGAGCGGGTTCCCTCATTGTTGAAAAAACATATTCTATGTATATAATGAGTATAAAAcccttggaagaggccaaaggGGGCGTCATTGACTTTGATGCCGAAATCGCTAAGGTCTGTGAGCTGGAGTCAACTGCCCGAAGGGGTCTTCTAGTCCAACTTGATGCTACCAACTCTTCTGGTTCCGATTTCGAGTTCTCCggaattgaagaagaaatggaaGGTGATGATGCTAAAGGTCAAGATTGTGAAGGCCATGATATTAAGATGGCGGCGGATCCGTCTACTTCTTTCGGGAGTGCAGATGCTTCTCTTCCTCCGGAATCCAGGGGTGCAGTAGATTagcttttgctttattttatttttcatacaTGTATTTGTGCTACTTGGTACATTTGCTgggaaataaaaatatattttcattTAAGTATTGTGCAAGTTTTTCTCTTTGCGTACTTTTTGTTTACGTATTTGTGCAAGTTTTTCTCTTTGTGTCAAATTATGCAAGGCTTCGGGTGTATTTTACCCCGAGAGCATTTGGATTCCGGGCATAAACTCTTTTGGAATCAACCCTTTACTGCGAGGGTTTAATAAAAAAGGGCCCTCTTATatttacggtgctcttgaagaggacgtaTCCTGTTCACTACCACattagcatttgaagtacttgtttaactttcaaatgataaaattaattcatcgatatgacaagaaacaagataaaaataaaaggactttactttattccttccattttcaaaaGTATCTAAGCATTCATTGTGAAAAAGAAATTGCCATTACTTGTGACTAatttgtacaacttgtttctacggggcTTGACACATAGTCCCCGGTCCTGATGATTGATGTCatccaaactcacaccacaaatatAGGTTATGAGGCGGTCGAAGAAATAATAAAAAGCCCAATGCAAGTTggggtcgaatccacagggagtttgATTTTGGATTAGGTATACACCTAGTGTGACTGTATGATGTGCCAAGATTGCACTTCCACATATTCAATTGTTGTTTCTACTTCTACTTTTAAGCTATTGATTGTAATTGAAAAGCTAAGAGACAATGTCTTTAGtgttgttgtttttcaagttATAAACAATCTAGGgttgtgacttccacctaggtggttacctaatAGGTTGTAAACTCTAGGGCAAGTTTGATTGGTCGGGGTTGTAATATAGTAATCACACTcgattactcactctatacctctcggtagtttgagtgattttgcccaatttggctttctcaagtccaaatgggtattgcacaaagCAAGTGATAAATtctcaagtcgggtcttactatatctcgattcaaccctttaattgccGCTattaatttcttgagttcacccgaATTTTttattagccaagttttcctagacttagtctctctttctcaagtagagactaagtcaattaggcatgattCAAtctttgcaaccattaattcttgaattcaagcaagaactaggctaaatatcactaacccaatcacaaacaagccctaaatcaaacacccattaagtacccacactagggttggtcCACAACTCTACCTAGAATCTACTcgtgaaaaatgaagaaattaacgAAGAAACTAATAGAAAATCCGTAATAGATGATTAAGGGAAGAAAATATAATGTTAAAATGCTAAACTAGTACAATGTTACCCAATACAGTAAGTAAAAATAGCTCAGGTGCTCCCCAAAAataaaacttgacctaaaaatgacaaaaagttctatttatactaagctgaaaatatctgaTAAAATTACCCCTGCGGAGGTTGTGCGGCTGCACAATTatgtgtgcggtccgcacaatgagACTTGGCTTGACAGGTTCCAATTATGCAGCCACACAATTCTGTGTTGCGGCCGCACTCCTTcaacttctgcggaccgcacatttatGAGTGCGGCCACACTCTTGCTTCTGTGGACACACAATTATAGTGCAGTCAGACTCCTTAACTATGTGCTTTGGCATTGTCGGACTTCTACAGACTGCACATTTCTGAGTGCAGTCGTGCTCTTAATTATACGGCCTTAAAATCCCACCTCTTTGATCTTTGTTTTCTGCGGCCGCGccagaattgtgcggtccgcactttgtgTAGCATTTCTTGTCAGAGAATTTTTTCATGATCTACGGCCGCACTCAATATTGTGCGGTCCCCGTAGTGCCCTTTTAGCCTTGTTTCTGTCCTTATCTaaaattactccttcttgagttgatttttaTCTCTTTAGCTTACATTCTAACACTCCTGCAAgcaagcacatttcattagttttcgggagtacctttaagcaattttgagctaaaataaaagtaaaagaatgcaaaataagtagtcaaaatccctacttatgaacttccccaaacttaagcttttgcttatcttcaagcaaataaggtaattcccacctccacaagaCAAGAACTATTTCAGCTGGCCTAAGATGAATTaatcacacatcaattgggaccaataATTACCCACAACAAGTATGAATTATTAACAATGcaatgatttgactttttgagtacaatagttctaatgtgacactagaGAATCAAGAGTTGACTCTATTCATCAAGGATGGTCATTCTAttatgtaggtcattgtggatctcAAACTCATCCTCTACTCTCCACTAGCATATCTCACTTTAGAAATGCAACACTCGAAGCAAGGACtgtgaaaagttcgctcatctttctcaaaagaatgacacaagtccggctctaagtaccataagctttccccttatgtaaatcaccactaatataAGCTCATTCAACTTGAAATTATGTAGGGTTTTTTCGGGAtgcaatgaaggcttttggattaaAGTAGGACTTGTTGGAGTA
This sequence is a window from Nicotiana sylvestris chromosome 3, ASM39365v2, whole genome shotgun sequence. Protein-coding genes within it:
- the LOC138888180 gene encoding secreted RxLR effector protein 78-like → MILKVDLEKAFDRLEWSFIKECLLFFNFPIKLTTLIMSCLTTTSISILDNGTHTEYFKSSRGIRQGDPMSPYLFIICMERLSKDIDSAVTDKDWCPISIIRGRPRISHLFFVDDLTMFSRDNKRNYDTILAILGNFHVASGYKSTSRNPKSSFSLIAK